The following is a genomic window from Gigantopelta aegis isolate Gae_Host chromosome 5, Gae_host_genome, whole genome shotgun sequence.
gaatacccTTCAAGAGGGTGGGTCAATATGACATAATCTAACAACATCATGATGTGCACTAAGGTATAACGCACTCAGCATGACATCAgattaattacgtcacatacttaggaggctttcacccctcttgacaagtattccacaaaaaagcaacatggcagacggttGAAAAATTGCATGCGTTTTGTCCTAGGAAATCTTAACAAAGTCGATATATGTGATATGGTTTCAGTTTGATATGTGGAATCCATGTtaatgtaatggttttttcattATTGATGTCGGAATAAAAAGTTAGGAAAATCTAAtgataattaaaggtaggagagtaatttattgtagtgtTAACAAtatggttcggactttagttgCTTTTATTGGTGGTTTGCGGACTGTAGTTCTGTTGGAtatgactgtatatataatatgtattttactCGCCACTGCAGACAGGTGGATGAAGTTTTTATAACACAGGTTAAAACTGGGTCTGTTATTACCATCACTGTAAATAAGCCTGAAAGTAAAAACCTTTTATAAGTTTTAGTTTGTTGTTCATCGATTGTATGCAGGCATGGCAGAAGCAAGATATTAATTTTCTGCCTCTaatcattgccccccccccccaccccccccccccaaatgcaTATTCTGGATCCCTCACTGGGCTAATCATAGTTAATCAAAATGCTGTTACCTCTGCATTGTTTGTAGCAGGTATAATAGATTCTTTTATCTTAAGTTTTGTATTGTGCAccaaaacgacaccactagagcacattgatttattagtcattggctattggatgtcaaacatttggtaattttgacttgtacgctacatttttccattagtcattggctattggatgtcaaacatttggtaattttgacttgtacgctacatttttccattagtcattggctattggatgtcaaacatttggtaattttgacttgtatgctacatttttccattagtcggGTCAGGTTAgtgggttttacgtgcacattcagagcaagctgttgttgTGTACGCCAGTCATAGGCACAGGTGCCGGTCTTGGACAGCTTCTCTATCCAGTACAGGAAAGGGGTTGGGGAGAGGGCACCAcccgcactggcaggtgcaagggagcaccagcagacCGACCAGGGTCAGTAGTGGGTGGGGGTATTTTTGGTGCCATGGAATTTTATAAGtctcgtaggattaagccaaaaagAACGATTAAGCAGTTTTATTGAAGAAATTTGGGTGCTTTTTTTTAACTGTCCGGCAAGAAATAAATGGgattccattagcagcaagggatcttttatatgcaccatcccacagacaggaacgagaaataatagCCGTACTAACCTTCATACAGTGCATATGAACATTACGCTTTTAGATACATGTGTTTCCACATGTAAATTAAAGGTCGACTGACTAGTGATTTTGCCAAGTCGTGACCTCAAAACGCTAAGACTACTAGAGGCGTAAAAGTTCAACCGTGTCAAATTTTGTATGGTAATCTGCTtctgaaaattcagatacagaaATGCATATTTCTGCACGCTGAATCACGTTAAaggggacattccagagtttgctgcaattttcaagttgttatcgactaacagagactttttaacgattgtaattaaatatcaaatatattttttctgcataaaatattagtagctgtatattaaacgtgtttctgatcgttctaatatttgtactaggttaaatttgattttagttcctaaacaattttttttccgtacgtacgaaattatttaagacaaaatccagtttgggcatcttacaaatattaagacgaccagaaacacattgaatatacagacattgatattctaaacaaaaaaatatatttaatatgtaagtttaattgtagaaatattttattagtcggaaacatcttacaatacaaaagactcaggaatatccctttaatggAAAGTGAGGCTAAACGCAGTGAAATTCAACTACAGTTTATATTTGGTCTATAGTAGCCGAAACTGAGTGACTGGGGTCATGACCGCCAGTATGCACATCCACATAAAGTACAAAATACCACATACAAGTTCTTATACACAGAGGGAGGAAAAGAATAAGGAATATGTACATCCAGTAATGAAGAGGAAGAGTGCTGCCAAAGGGAGGCAACCACAAACCTCTCCTCGTGGCATCCCGTATGTGGTGAGAAAGCCATGAagtcaaataaataaaagaaaacatcttAGTCTGTTTTGACTGGAGAGTGTATCCCGTACACAGTAGAGTTAGAAACACAACAGGGATGATCGTCGTAGCATGGAATGGAGGTCTCTTGCTGAGTGACAGAGCATCCTGCAACAGAAAACAgacattttcttttgtaaatgGGGCTTCTAGAagtttacaaaatccactagcgccataggatcagtgatttaaaaaagattattagccacaattaaaaattctctagccctactttactttatgtTAATAcaattcagggcttctagaaaaaaaatttaatccactagtcatgggatcagtgagttaacaaatttactagccacgattagaaattcactagccctactttattttaatacgttacataaagagggagatacagcttaaaatcacaaacaatggggggttgggggcaggatattcatgtttacaaaatagacttaactgcaacttGTGACTATCATTACTATCACATCTAAGCactatcacagcctttgatataccagttgtggcgcacttgttggaacaagaaatggctcagtgggcccaccaatggggatcgatcccagactgaccgtgcatcaagcgagtgctttaccactggtctgcGTCCCACCTCAGGAAagctagagaggactgtgtaatacttcggcaatcaTTGACCACCAAATGGTAGCTAGCTActgtctaaaaaaaataaaaaattctaaatCTGATTCAACAGAGCTTTATAGTTTGATTATACTCGAATgacgagtccagtcatgacattaaactttcATGTTGTTAACCGGTACCCATGCTACATTTAGAAACCCAACTCCTCTACGAGAAACGAACCTGCACTGTTCTTGTGGTGACATAGAGAAAACTGTGTGCCCTCGTGACACGTTGATATTggttaacatgtaagtttaatgtcacgactggactcgagaataattcAACTAAAGCTCTATGgtatcagatttaggaaaacgTTTGtatttagacacagtagctatgtaccatttggttgtcgatgattgccgaagtattatgcacagtcctctctagccctcccctacagCATATTAATAAGGGAAGGGCTAtgcatttctctctctctcccaatcCCCTCTCTATACCTGGcagtcagtctctctctctctctcccaatcCCCTCTCTATAcctgtcagtctctctctctctcccaatcCCCTCTCTATACTTGTcagtcagtctctctctctctctctcccctcctttCTCTCCCAATCCCCTGTCTATACCTGTcagtcagtctctctctctctctcccaatcCCCTCTCTATAcctgtctctctcccccccccccccaatcccctCTCTATACCTGTCAGtcagtttctctctctcccaaTCCCCTCTCTATACCTGTCAGTCAGTCTCTCTACTCTCCCAATCCCCTCTAtacctccctctctctttctctctctctctctctctctcccaatcCCTCTCTATACCTGTcggtcagtctctctctctctctttcccaaTCCCCTATCTATATACCTGTCAGTcaatctcaatctctctctctctctctctctctctgacacacacacacctttaaCCTGAAGGATCCGGCTGCCATGAAGTGATCTAAATCAACAAGTAATGCCAAACCGGCACACACCAGACAGTTCGTTAAGGTCTTCACGTTGATGTTACTCAGTGACGTCATCTCTACGACCGCCCACGACAGAAGTGCTATACTGCCATGCGTGGCACTGTCCACAGCGGCCCGGATCCAGATTTGACCACTGTGCTTCGCTTTCATGCTGGCCACAAACGTCAGACTCTTGTCGCCAAAGACACATGTTGCTAACAGaagaatttcaaaaacaaaagttaacagTAACCTCTCATATCCGTGAAAGAAATTCATTTGTTTAACACGATTCAGATCACAGCATTTTAGGTTTCGTTTGTTTACGTTTGATGTAGTTGCAAGTCTATCATTTCCGTTTCCGGTTTCTCCATATGTCTTTCGAATGCTACCAATCTCTTGTCTGCTTGTTTCACGATTTTTATAGTTACTAGGACAAAACATGTGTCCACAGTACACGAAATggcatacattatatatttttaaaatatattaccgtaatatatttgacaaagTTTGAGAATTCATCATTTTGTGAATCGCTCAGTGAAGAAGGAAATTAAACACAAACGAATAGTAGAGTTGGACGCGAGATTTCCGcttattttttgtgttgttacATGGAAACAGAATACATTCTTTTAAATAATACTCAAAGTTACGTTTATAGAAAgtcatcaaataattttgttggtaaattaatttaactattgaatttatatatttaacttAAAATAGCTGACATGATGCATAAACTAGCGAGTAAGCTACTACGCATCACTGACACAACTGACCTTAAACTTAAAGGTGCAGTCACAGTTTTGCATAATAGCGACATCCTGCcagaattatatataaaatttggctTTG
Proteins encoded in this region:
- the LOC121373820 gene encoding transmembrane protein 267-like isoform X3, with translation MKAKHSGQIWIRAAVDSATHGSIALLSWAVVEMTSLSNINVKTLTNCLVCAGLALLVDLDHFMAAGSFRLKDALSLSKRPPFHATTIIPVVFLTLLCTGYTLQSKQTKMFSFIYLTSWLSHHIRDATRRGLWLPPFGSTLPLHYWMYIFLILFLPLCIRTCMWYFVLYVDVHTGGHDPSHSVSATIDQI
- the LOC121373820 gene encoding transmembrane protein 267-like isoform X2; its protein translation is MFCPSNYKNRETSRQEIGSIRKTYGETGNGNDRLATTSNVNKRNLKCCDLNRVKQMNFFHGYERLLLTFVFEILLLATCVFGDKSLTFVASMKAKHSGQIWIRAAVDSATHGSIALLSWAVVEMTSLSNINVKTLTNCLDALSLSKRPPFHATTIIPVVFLTLLCTGYTLQSKQTKMFSFIYLTSWLSHHIRDATRRGLWLPPFGSTLPLHYWMYIFLILFLPLCIRTCMWYFVLYVDVHTGGHDPSHSVSATIDQI
- the LOC121373820 gene encoding transmembrane protein 267-like isoform X1, coding for MFCPSNYKNRETSRQEIGSIRKTYGETGNGNDRLATTSNVNKRNLKCCDLNRVKQMNFFHGYERLLLTFVFEILLLATCVFGDKSLTFVASMKAKHSGQIWIRAAVDSATHGSIALLSWAVVEMTSLSNINVKTLTNCLVCAGLALLVDLDHFMAAGSFRLKDALSLSKRPPFHATTIIPVVFLTLLCTGYTLQSKQTKMFSFIYLTSWLSHHIRDATRRGLWLPPFGSTLPLHYWMYIFLILFLPLCIRTCMWYFVLYVDVHTGGHDPSHSVSATIDQI